From a single Candidatus Neomarinimicrobiota bacterium genomic region:
- the porU gene encoding type IX secretion system sortase PorU — protein sequence MNQTQRRQLSATIILLVVATTLAGQQWKAVENSADNLTVVVTYPGPEKVYEMQQLTLAIGIPSASLPDLSTDYVRVSPYTSPDRHPYHFEPPVKPVKWDRLVHFRDLHVGLLQISPALLDGDELTLVDEVQFTISFPTTQVTAKKVGPPEEGLYESRIVNWEVAKTWIQQARKVKKRAVTPLPEGEWYRFEVERDGIYQLTAAALQAAGVNTDGVQPASLIMFTNTAGGRPLTATVGAEIPDNLTEVAMRIQGGQDGSFDDEDAIIFYGRGPRGFDSSEAGSVTYTQNPYTDTNVYWLLVPDDPDIEGKRVRRDTTSYADPLTLDYGISYQHLEEDLENPFDSGILWVGAGYSKNQTGSLVFNLAHPKMDVDATVSLSVFGGSSSSSEEFPSHRLRVHQRSTRDSLLSSVTWGGLNIRNVTAELDESLLSNGPNVIVLHNVSNDDASRVHIDWATLKYGRELRWEDIPLEFFGPVNVSPVRFVIFNADANVRVWDITESAAPVEREMTFVGIRGYFETTPPEERMARFIAFSEEDIPEITNVVPGEDLTLSTLRTEKNYSIDHIIIAPEEFLGPAEELMRHRTNSFVAPLETIYNEFSGGVQDPLAVRYFLKWTKEHWRDPATDSFPSFVLLFGDGDYDYRNITGASSNLMPTFQSPRVKGTSSDDRFAYLDGQMPEMSLGRFPAVSVSDADNMVRKTIDYEADPEIGLWRRRLTLIADDFARPNFGPIELTHTRNSEEIADMIPRSLEVQKIYMEDFPEINDGSQFGVTKPDATEALFEILERGTVLLNFIGHGSAYQWAQEGLLTAARGDLTSINTGMKLPVWIAATCSWGRYDNVEGNAMSEEILRLAQNGAVAVISTTGLITFSANKNFVLDLFRSFFPDGNVTEWTLGTVYSSIKNGSAGSELFHLFGDPALKLALPPNTVSIDSVLPDTLLALETGTFSGHLAAGDPSLGEGYVVLYDADRTVTKTYDGSFFSEIVSYTLVGRTLFRGLVPLSGRVFDGSFIVPKDVSYATSQGRLSMYVYGQEDEDLWEGLGVREGLVFAGGTNNPLETEGPLISFRLEDRTVESGDHLPENSDLIISISDPLGVNVTGEVGHAVRLWVDEDESDATDLTEDFVYDPRSHESGSVTFPLDEISRGESLITVEAWDNANNPARKSITLHLTSSEALSLTNVFNYPNPFRQETQFAFEVSQRSSVTIRIFTLAGQLVRELEPSETFMGYSHIDWNGRDDFGDNIAYGAYLYQITATPVEDGKKITRIRKIAKSPESP from the coding sequence ATGAATCAGACTCAAAGGAGACAACTTTCTGCCACGATCATCCTCCTGGTGGTCGCGACCACGCTCGCTGGCCAGCAGTGGAAAGCCGTGGAAAATAGTGCTGATAACCTGACCGTCGTCGTAACGTATCCCGGACCCGAAAAGGTCTACGAAATGCAGCAGCTTACCCTCGCCATTGGGATTCCATCCGCATCCCTCCCGGACCTCTCCACTGACTATGTAAGGGTGTCCCCCTACACATCTCCCGACCGCCACCCTTACCACTTCGAGCCTCCCGTCAAACCGGTCAAATGGGACAGGTTGGTGCATTTCCGGGATCTCCATGTTGGGCTTCTTCAAATTTCTCCTGCGCTTCTCGACGGTGATGAATTGACACTGGTCGATGAGGTCCAGTTCACCATTTCGTTCCCCACTACCCAGGTGACGGCCAAGAAAGTGGGCCCCCCGGAGGAGGGTCTTTATGAGAGTCGAATCGTGAACTGGGAAGTCGCGAAGACTTGGATTCAACAGGCAAGAAAAGTCAAGAAAAGAGCAGTCACGCCACTGCCCGAAGGAGAGTGGTATCGTTTTGAAGTGGAACGTGACGGCATCTATCAGTTAACGGCTGCCGCTCTTCAGGCGGCTGGAGTAAACACGGACGGCGTTCAACCTGCCAGTTTGATCATGTTTACGAACACGGCCGGCGGACGCCCCCTGACGGCAACGGTGGGGGCCGAAATACCCGATAACCTCACTGAAGTCGCCATGCGTATACAAGGAGGACAAGACGGTTCTTTTGATGATGAAGATGCCATTATCTTCTACGGCCGGGGTCCCCGCGGATTCGATAGCAGCGAGGCAGGTAGCGTCACTTATACCCAGAACCCGTACACCGACACCAATGTCTATTGGCTTCTCGTTCCTGACGATCCGGACATTGAGGGCAAACGCGTCCGTAGAGACACCACCTCCTACGCAGATCCGTTAACTCTCGACTACGGCATCTCATACCAACACCTGGAAGAAGATCTTGAAAATCCTTTCGACTCAGGCATCCTGTGGGTTGGAGCGGGTTACTCGAAGAACCAGACCGGTTCCCTGGTTTTCAACCTTGCTCATCCAAAGATGGATGTGGACGCTACCGTGTCTCTGTCAGTTTTTGGCGGATCGTCCAGTAGTTCCGAAGAGTTTCCCAGTCACAGGTTGAGAGTACACCAGCGAAGCACCCGCGACTCCCTCCTCTCATCAGTGACATGGGGTGGCCTCAATATCAGGAACGTGACGGCGGAGCTCGATGAATCCCTTCTTTCGAATGGACCCAATGTCATCGTTCTGCACAATGTCTCGAACGATGACGCCTCAAGAGTCCATATCGATTGGGCCACCTTGAAGTACGGACGTGAACTGAGATGGGAGGATATCCCCCTCGAATTTTTTGGTCCGGTGAATGTCTCCCCTGTCAGATTTGTCATATTCAACGCCGACGCGAACGTAAGGGTCTGGGACATAACCGAATCTGCCGCCCCCGTGGAGCGGGAGATGACTTTCGTGGGGATCAGAGGCTATTTCGAAACGACTCCTCCCGAGGAGCGAATGGCAAGATTTATCGCATTCAGTGAGGAAGACATTCCCGAGATTACGAACGTGGTCCCGGGGGAAGATTTGACCCTCTCAACTCTTCGAACCGAAAAAAACTACTCCATCGACCATATCATCATAGCCCCGGAGGAATTTCTCGGTCCTGCTGAGGAACTCATGCGGCACCGGACAAATTCATTCGTGGCACCACTGGAGACGATCTATAACGAGTTTTCGGGAGGTGTCCAAGATCCCCTCGCCGTCCGCTATTTCTTGAAATGGACAAAGGAACACTGGCGAGATCCAGCGACGGACTCGTTTCCCAGCTTCGTTCTTCTGTTTGGCGATGGCGATTACGATTATCGCAACATCACGGGTGCCTCCTCCAATCTCATGCCCACCTTTCAATCACCCCGGGTCAAAGGAACATCCTCCGACGATCGTTTTGCCTATCTTGACGGACAGATGCCCGAGATGTCGTTGGGGAGATTTCCTGCCGTTTCCGTTTCCGATGCAGACAACATGGTCCGAAAGACGATAGATTATGAAGCCGACCCGGAGATTGGCCTGTGGAGACGAAGGTTGACCCTCATCGCCGATGATTTTGCCAGGCCCAATTTCGGTCCCATCGAGTTGACGCACACGAGGAACAGCGAAGAGATTGCAGACATGATTCCCCGTTCTTTAGAGGTGCAGAAAATCTACATGGAGGATTTTCCTGAAATCAACGATGGTTCTCAATTCGGCGTCACGAAACCGGATGCGACTGAGGCCCTATTTGAGATCCTTGAAAGGGGAACGGTGCTTCTGAATTTCATAGGGCATGGATCGGCCTATCAATGGGCACAGGAGGGACTCCTCACGGCGGCTCGCGGCGATCTCACCTCGATTAACACGGGGATGAAGCTCCCAGTTTGGATCGCCGCTACCTGCAGCTGGGGACGTTATGACAACGTGGAAGGAAACGCCATGTCAGAAGAAATCTTGAGGCTTGCACAAAACGGTGCAGTGGCCGTCATTTCCACGACCGGACTCATCACGTTTTCGGCGAATAAGAATTTCGTTCTGGATCTGTTCCGAAGTTTCTTCCCTGATGGAAACGTGACCGAGTGGACCCTGGGCACCGTTTACAGCTCCATTAAGAATGGCTCCGCGGGCAGCGAACTTTTTCACCTCTTTGGGGATCCCGCCTTGAAACTTGCATTGCCCCCGAACACTGTCTCTATAGATTCCGTCCTTCCCGATACGCTATTGGCGCTGGAAACCGGCACTTTTTCAGGTCATCTGGCTGCCGGTGATCCTTCCCTTGGTGAAGGGTACGTTGTGCTCTATGATGCCGACCGAACGGTCACGAAAACATATGACGGGAGCTTTTTCTCGGAGATCGTCTCTTATACTCTCGTTGGTCGGACTCTATTCCGGGGTCTGGTTCCCCTTTCGGGACGAGTATTCGATGGGAGTTTCATCGTGCCGAAAGACGTGAGCTATGCAACCTCCCAGGGACGACTCTCCATGTATGTGTACGGTCAAGAGGATGAGGATCTCTGGGAGGGCCTTGGTGTCAGGGAAGGACTCGTGTTCGCGGGCGGGACGAATAATCCCCTGGAAACCGAGGGTCCATTGATCTCATTTCGGCTCGAGGATCGCACCGTGGAATCCGGAGACCATCTACCCGAGAATTCTGACCTGATCATCAGTATATCGGATCCACTGGGGGTCAACGTTACAGGTGAAGTGGGACATGCAGTCCGCCTCTGGGTTGATGAAGACGAGAGTGACGCCACGGATCTAACTGAAGATTTCGTCTATGATCCCCGCAGCCACGAATCCGGATCCGTCACATTTCCCCTCGACGAAATTTCCCGAGGTGAGTCACTCATTACGGTTGAGGCGTGGGACAACGCCAACAATCCGGCTCGAAAATCGATTACTCTCCACCTTACGTCTTCCGAAGCACTTTCGCTGACAAACGTCTTCAATTACCCCAATCCATTCCGGCAGGAAACACAGTTTGCCTTCGAGGTAAGCCAGAGATCGAGCGTCACAATCAGAATCTTCACGCTTGCAGGTCAACTGGTGCGAGAACTGGAACCGTCAGAGACGTTTATGGGTTACTCCCATATCGATTGGAACGGGCGGGACGATTTCGGAGACAACATCGCGTACGGCGCCTACCTCTACCAGATCACGGCTACTCCGGTGGAAGACGGAAAGAAAATCACGCGGATCAGAAAAATAGCCAAATCTCCTGAATCCCCCTGA